One region of Endozoicomonas sp. Mp262 genomic DNA includes:
- the rsxC gene encoding electron transport complex subunit RsxC yields the protein MNDISIKTFPGGVHPPENKTQSTTTAIASVPLFNQYILPLNQHSGTPGKPRVKPGDKVLKGQILARAASFVSAPVHAPTSGTILSISAHTVPHPSGLSEDCIILQSDGMDQWCELSPTPDYQQIEAQQLVDQIYDAGVVGLGGAGFPAAVKMASRKDGKIHTLIVNGAECEPYITADDMLMRERANQIIGGIDILKHLLNLKQVLIGIEDNKPEAIAAMKAACADRCYDVITVPTKYPSGDAQRLIYMLTGKEVPNDARSVDIGMLCYNVGTLAAIHDAVIEGKPLISRITTLTGQALSQPQNVEALIGTPINNLLTVAGINRKKLHNLVLGGPMMGFSLDSTDAPIIKTTNCLIAATSQEFPPAPPAQACIRCGICAEACPCSLLPQQLLWHAQAQNNEQLIHHNLFDCIECGACSYVCPSNIPLVQYYRASKDTIRILEAKHAKSERSKQRFEFRQERQEQEKAEKEAKRKANAERAAKLKAAKANAAQTNGKTEDDPVKAAIERAKARKAAAAGNAGTTKPALSPEQKELKIQLSMARAQLKKTQRALAQAEASGNAHIEKLHANLGMLQNQVDKLQKDFDHLPSGTAKTPPPPADNKKLKIEHALAKAELRKAERAYAEALEKNSADRDALKDKADECRNKLEKLEKQLPSASTSPRPQASKPSLSDEAKKL from the coding sequence GTGAATGATATTAGTATAAAAACCTTTCCCGGGGGCGTGCACCCACCGGAAAACAAAACCCAGTCCACAACCACAGCCATAGCATCAGTACCCCTGTTTAACCAGTACATACTGCCCCTTAACCAGCATTCAGGAACCCCGGGTAAACCACGGGTAAAGCCCGGGGATAAAGTGCTGAAAGGACAGATACTGGCAAGAGCCGCCAGTTTTGTCAGCGCTCCGGTTCATGCCCCCACATCCGGGACAATCCTGTCAATCAGTGCCCACACTGTACCTCATCCCTCCGGTCTCAGCGAGGATTGCATCATTCTGCAAAGTGATGGTATGGATCAGTGGTGTGAGCTCTCACCAACCCCGGACTACCAGCAAATAGAAGCGCAACAGCTGGTCGATCAAATATACGACGCAGGTGTTGTAGGACTGGGAGGGGCCGGTTTTCCCGCTGCCGTGAAAATGGCATCCCGTAAGGATGGTAAAATTCATACCCTCATCGTCAATGGCGCTGAGTGTGAACCCTACATTACGGCTGACGACATGCTCATGCGGGAACGGGCGAATCAGATCATAGGCGGTATTGATATCCTCAAGCACTTGCTAAACCTTAAACAGGTGCTGATTGGTATCGAGGATAATAAGCCAGAAGCCATTGCAGCCATGAAAGCCGCCTGTGCTGACCGCTGTTATGATGTAATCACTGTGCCCACCAAATACCCTTCAGGAGATGCCCAGCGACTCATCTATATGTTGACTGGCAAGGAAGTGCCCAACGATGCCCGATCTGTGGATATTGGTATGCTCTGCTATAACGTAGGTACGCTGGCAGCTATCCACGATGCCGTGATAGAAGGCAAACCCCTGATATCCCGAATTACCACGTTAACAGGGCAAGCGCTGTCACAACCTCAAAATGTCGAGGCATTAATTGGCACACCCATTAATAACCTGCTGACTGTTGCCGGTATTAACCGGAAAAAACTCCATAATCTGGTATTAGGTGGCCCCATGATGGGGTTCAGCCTGGATAGCACAGACGCTCCCATTATAAAAACCACCAACTGCCTGATTGCGGCCACATCACAGGAGTTCCCCCCAGCACCACCGGCACAGGCCTGTATACGCTGTGGCATTTGTGCCGAAGCCTGCCCTTGCTCGCTCTTGCCTCAACAACTGCTTTGGCACGCCCAGGCTCAAAATAATGAGCAATTAATCCATCACAATCTGTTTGACTGTATTGAGTGCGGTGCCTGCTCTTATGTTTGCCCCAGCAACATCCCTCTGGTGCAGTACTACCGGGCATCAAAAGACACCATTCGTATTCTTGAGGCGAAACATGCCAAGTCTGAACGGTCAAAACAACGTTTTGAGTTCAGACAGGAACGCCAGGAACAGGAAAAGGCGGAAAAAGAGGCTAAGCGAAAAGCCAATGCCGAGCGGGCAGCCAAGCTAAAAGCCGCCAAAGCAAACGCAGCCCAGACCAATGGTAAGACAGAGGATGATCCGGTCAAGGCGGCCATCGAAAGAGCCAAGGCCCGTAAAGCGGCAGCCGCTGGTAATGCTGGCACCACCAAACCCGCATTGTCTCCTGAGCAAAAAGAATTGAAAATTCAGTTATCCATGGCTCGGGCCCAACTGAAAAAAACCCAAAGGGCTTTGGCGCAGGCAGAGGCTTCCGGTAACGCACATATTGAAAAACTTCATGCTAATCTCGGCATGCTGCAAAATCAGGTGGATAAACTACAGAAAGATTTTGATCATCTGCCCTCAGGTACGGCAAAAACACCACCGCCCCCTGCTGACAACAAAAAATTGAAAATTGAGCACGCCCTGGCCAAGGCAGAATTAAGGAAAGCAGAACGAGCCTATGCTGAAGCTCTGGAAAAAAACAGTGCTGACAGGGATGCTCTAAAGGATAAAGCGGATGAGTGCCGCAACAAACTTGAAAAACTGGAAAAGCAGTTACCTTCAGCTTCCACATCCCCTCGCCCTCAGGCAAGCAAGCCCTCTCTCAGTGACGAGGCCAAGAAATTATGA
- a CDS encoding electron transport complex subunit E — protein MTDTTQPTVKASQIALQGLWKNNPALVQLLGLCPLLGVSNSVVNALGLGIATMLVVMGSNIAVSLIRHQVSDAIRLPVFVMIIASFTTCIELLMQAYTYELYRILGIFIPLIVTNCIILGRADAFASKNPVFLSALDGFMMGAGFAAVLVVLGGMREFIGQGTLFANMDLLLGPVAQDWTLIIIPDYKQFLFAILPPGAFVFMGFLIALKNIIDQKAEQKKLAKNPASTTGSKRVRVTGSV, from the coding sequence ATGACTGATACAACCCAACCTACGGTAAAGGCGTCGCAGATCGCCTTACAGGGCCTTTGGAAAAACAACCCGGCTTTAGTGCAACTGCTCGGCCTCTGTCCTCTACTGGGGGTCTCAAACAGTGTGGTAAATGCCCTTGGTCTGGGCATTGCCACCATGCTGGTTGTAATGGGTTCCAATATTGCCGTTTCCCTGATCAGGCACCAGGTGAGTGATGCTATCCGGCTACCGGTTTTCGTGATGATCATTGCCTCCTTCACCACCTGTATAGAGCTACTCATGCAAGCCTATACTTACGAGCTATACCGGATACTGGGTATCTTTATTCCCCTGATTGTCACCAACTGTATCATTCTTGGCCGTGCCGATGCCTTTGCCTCCAAAAACCCTGTTTTTCTTTCTGCCCTTGATGGCTTTATGATGGGAGCGGGTTTTGCCGCGGTACTCGTTGTTCTTGGTGGCATGCGCGAGTTTATCGGGCAGGGAACCCTTTTTGCCAATATGGATCTTCTGTTGGGCCCTGTTGCTCAAGATTGGACTCTCATCATTATCCCTGATTACAAGCAGTTTCTGTTTGCCATACTGCCTCCCGGTGCTTTTGTCTTTATGGGCTTTCTTATTGCCCTGAAAAACATTATTGACCAGAAAGCAGAACAGAAAAAACTGGCCAAGAATCCTGCATCAACCACTGGCAGCAAACGTGTTCGGGTTACAGGAAGTGTTTGA
- the rsxD gene encoding electron transport complex subunit RsxD, translating to MTLVRQTSPHALGSNSTQRIMTLVLLAALPGLAAQTFFFGWGTAINIIWASLVALGCEAFVLKLRRRPIDFYLKDGSAVVTALLLAVAIPPLAPWWLTLVGTAFAIIIGKQLYGGLGQNPFNPAMLGYVLLLISFPQEMTRWLAPLGIEGSLASLSPGDSLFSAFSAIFSLGQSTPVIDAVSMATPLDVVRENSSLTMPQLWEQKPVLDGLGGLGWFWVNLGYLAGGLFLLYKRVFIWHAPVGMLAALTIMATLFWGGSGPESHGSPLFHLLSGATMLGAFFIVTDPVSGATSNRGRLLFGIGVGILVYVIRAWGGYPDGVAFAIVLMNMAAPTIDYYTQPRTYGHKRPNKGLPKKE from the coding sequence ATGACCCTGGTTAGACAGACATCCCCACATGCGTTAGGTAGCAACAGTACCCAGCGCATCATGACACTGGTATTACTGGCTGCCCTGCCCGGACTGGCCGCCCAAACCTTTTTCTTTGGCTGGGGCACAGCCATCAATATTATCTGGGCCTCATTGGTGGCTTTAGGCTGCGAGGCCTTTGTACTGAAATTAAGACGTCGCCCCATCGACTTTTATCTTAAAGATGGCAGTGCAGTGGTCACCGCCTTGCTGCTGGCAGTAGCTATTCCACCACTGGCGCCCTGGTGGCTGACTCTGGTGGGCACCGCCTTTGCCATTATTATTGGTAAACAGTTGTATGGTGGTCTTGGCCAAAATCCATTTAACCCGGCCATGCTGGGCTATGTGCTGTTACTGATATCCTTCCCCCAGGAAATGACCCGCTGGCTTGCCCCCCTGGGAATAGAGGGAAGCCTTGCCAGTCTATCCCCGGGAGATAGCCTTTTCTCAGCCTTCTCCGCCATTTTCTCTTTGGGTCAGTCAACACCGGTTATTGATGCCGTCAGTATGGCAACCCCCCTGGATGTTGTGCGGGAAAACAGTAGCCTGACCATGCCACAGCTCTGGGAACAAAAGCCGGTTCTTGATGGACTCGGAGGACTAGGCTGGTTCTGGGTTAACCTTGGCTACCTGGCTGGCGGCCTGTTCCTGCTCTATAAAAGAGTATTTATCTGGCACGCCCCTGTGGGCATGCTGGCAGCACTAACCATTATGGCTACCCTATTCTGGGGAGGCAGTGGTCCGGAAAGCCATGGCTCGCCCCTGTTTCATCTGCTAAGTGGCGCTACCATGCTGGGTGCGTTCTTTATTGTCACAGACCCTGTCAGCGGCGCCACAAGCAACCGGGGCCGTCTGTTATTTGGTATCGGTGTTGGTATTCTGGTTTACGTTATCAGAGCCTGGGGCGGATACCCGGACGGTGTCGCCTTTGCAATCGTACTGATGAATATGGCAGCCCCCACCATTGACTACTACACCCAGCCAAGAACCTATGGCCATAAGAGGCCCAACAAAGGGTTACCAAAAAAAGAATGA
- the dapE gene encoding succinyl-diaminopimelate desuccinylase, translated as MSDTYSPTLELAMKLIQRPSITPNDAGCQDILVELLEPLGFHIEKLRFGDVDNLWLRKGTESPVLAFAGHTDVVPPGKESLWKTPPFEPVIEENGLLYGRGAADMKGSLAAMVIACQNFLHSHADHKGSIAFLITSDEEGACRDGTRKVIEHLEARREKIDWCIVGEPSSTETLADTIKNGRRGSLHGHLTIHGIQGHVAYPQRAANPIHLLAPALAELTSRQWCKGNDFFQPTSLQIWQIMAGSGANNVIPGECQVNFNFRFSPEVTVSQLKQWVPEILNKWELDYQLDWQLSGLPFLTRPGTLVNAAIQGIQRITGKKPKLSTSGGTSDGRFIAPTGAEVIELGPVNATIHKVNECVRAADLDTLSTIYENCLITLLK; from the coding sequence ATGTCAGATACATATTCCCCAACCCTTGAGCTGGCCATGAAACTAATCCAGCGTCCATCAATAACGCCCAATGATGCGGGTTGTCAGGATATTCTGGTTGAACTGCTTGAACCCCTGGGTTTTCATATCGAAAAACTTAGATTTGGTGACGTGGATAACCTTTGGCTCCGAAAAGGCACCGAATCCCCCGTTCTCGCTTTTGCCGGCCATACTGACGTGGTTCCTCCCGGCAAAGAAAGCCTCTGGAAAACACCACCCTTCGAGCCCGTGATAGAAGAAAACGGCCTGCTTTATGGCCGGGGCGCTGCGGATATGAAAGGCAGCCTGGCGGCCATGGTCATAGCCTGTCAGAATTTTCTTCATAGCCATGCTGACCACAAAGGCTCCATTGCTTTTTTAATTACCAGTGATGAAGAAGGTGCATGCAGGGATGGTACTCGAAAAGTCATTGAGCACCTGGAAGCCCGAAGGGAAAAAATAGACTGGTGTATTGTTGGAGAGCCTTCCAGCACAGAGACCCTGGCTGATACCATTAAAAATGGCCGAAGAGGTTCCCTGCATGGTCATCTGACCATTCATGGTATTCAGGGTCATGTGGCCTATCCCCAACGCGCCGCCAACCCAATTCATCTACTGGCTCCTGCCCTTGCTGAACTCACCTCCCGCCAGTGGTGCAAAGGTAATGACTTTTTTCAGCCCACCAGCCTTCAAATCTGGCAGATTATGGCAGGCAGTGGCGCCAATAATGTAATTCCAGGAGAATGCCAGGTTAATTTCAACTTCCGTTTTTCTCCGGAGGTCACCGTCTCCCAACTAAAACAGTGGGTTCCAGAGATCTTGAACAAATGGGAATTGGATTATCAGCTGGACTGGCAACTTAGCGGACTGCCGTTTTTAACCCGTCCCGGAACTCTGGTGAATGCAGCGATTCAAGGGATCCAACGAATCACTGGTAAAAAACCTAAACTCTCAACATCAGGTGGAACGTCAGATGGCCGGTTTATCGCACCTACCGGGGCAGAGGTGATCGAGCTTGGACCGGTCAATGCCACGATTCACAAAGTCAATGAATGTGTTCGCGCCGCTGACCTGGATACCCTGAGTACCATTTACGAAAACTGTCTGATAACCCTACTTAAATGA
- the nth gene encoding endonuclease III: MNKDKRTQIFQRLQSQNPHPTTELNYSSAFELLVAVILSAQATDVGVNKATDKLYPIANTPQGILDLGAEGLKGYIKTIGLFNGKADNIIKTCKLLIEKHAGEVPQTREELEALPGVGRKTANVVLNTAFGQPTMAVDTHIFRVSNRTGIAPGKNVLEVEKKLVRLIPKEFLMDAHHWLILHGRYVCKARKPQCGSCIIEDLCEYKDKLS, from the coding sequence ATGAACAAGGACAAACGCACTCAAATCTTCCAGCGTTTACAGAGCCAGAACCCTCATCCCACCACAGAACTGAATTACTCCAGTGCCTTTGAATTATTAGTGGCGGTGATTTTATCTGCCCAGGCAACGGATGTGGGCGTTAACAAGGCAACAGATAAACTCTATCCCATAGCCAATACACCACAGGGCATTCTGGATCTTGGTGCTGAAGGATTAAAGGGTTATATCAAGACCATCGGCCTATTTAACGGCAAGGCCGACAATATTATTAAGACATGCAAACTACTCATCGAAAAACATGCCGGAGAAGTCCCCCAAACCCGAGAAGAGCTGGAAGCCCTTCCCGGCGTCGGTCGAAAAACAGCCAATGTCGTATTGAATACGGCATTCGGCCAACCGACCATGGCTGTGGACACCCATATCTTCAGGGTATCCAACCGCACAGGTATTGCCCCGGGCAAAAACGTACTGGAGGTGGAAAAAAAACTAGTACGGTTAATACCAAAAGAGTTTCTGATGGATGCCCACCACTGGCTGATCCTTCATGGCCGCTATGTCTGCAAAGCCAGAAAACCCCAGTGTGGCAGCTGTATCATTGAAGATCTCTGTGAATATAAGGACAAGCTTTCTTAG
- the rsxA gene encoding electron transport complex subunit RsxA: protein MNELVLIMVSAILVNNFVLVQFLGLCPFMGVSNKLESAMGMSLATTFVLTLASICSYLTYQYILLPLGLEFLKTLSFILVIAVVVQFTEMVVRKVSPLLHRVLGVFLPLITSNCAVLGVALLNSNRLDSSLVDSATYGFGAAAGFSLVLVLFSAMRERIAVADVPAPFRGAAIGMISAGLMSLAFMGFTGLIKL from the coding sequence ATAAATGAACTGGTGCTGATCATGGTCAGTGCCATATTGGTCAATAACTTTGTCCTGGTTCAATTCCTGGGGTTATGCCCGTTTATGGGTGTCTCCAACAAGCTGGAATCGGCCATGGGCATGTCGCTGGCAACCACCTTCGTGTTAACTCTGGCCTCGATCTGTAGTTACTTAACCTATCAATATATTCTTCTCCCCCTGGGACTGGAGTTTCTGAAAACCCTTTCCTTTATCCTGGTGATTGCAGTTGTGGTTCAGTTCACCGAAATGGTGGTTCGCAAGGTCAGCCCTCTGCTCCATCGGGTGCTGGGTGTCTTCTTGCCACTCATCACCAGTAATTGCGCAGTGCTTGGCGTTGCCTTGCTGAATAGTAACCGGCTCGATAGCTCACTGGTGGACTCTGCCACCTACGGTTTTGGTGCTGCCGCAGGCTTCTCGCTGGTTCTGGTGCTGTTTTCAGCCATGAGGGAACGTATTGCCGTTGCTGATGTTCCAGCACCGTTCAGGGGTGCCGCCATAGGTATGATCAGTGCCGGTTTGATGTCACTGGCATTTATGGGCTTCACTGGCCTGATAAAGCTGTAG
- a CDS encoding HAD-IIA family hydrolase — translation MSKSVICDIDGVILHDNALIPGADKFIHGLLEQGTPLVMLTNFPSQTPKDLQNRFASAGIEIPEECFFTSAMATAEFLKRQEGQKAFVIGEGALVHELYNAGFTITDINPDFVVVGETRHYNWNMIHTAARFVSEGARFIATNPDTHGPNMSPACGALCAPIERITGKQPFYVGKPSAWIIRAALNRMGCHSDNTVIVGDNLRTDILAGFQAGLETVLVLSGVSQKSDIERVPFKPNHIFNSVADIDII, via the coding sequence ATGTCTAAAAGTGTGATTTGTGATATTGATGGCGTAATTCTTCACGACAATGCGCTGATTCCCGGAGCTGATAAGTTTATCCATGGCTTATTGGAACAGGGAACACCTTTGGTTATGTTGACTAATTTCCCATCCCAGACCCCAAAGGATTTGCAAAACCGGTTTGCGTCCGCAGGGATTGAGATTCCAGAAGAGTGCTTTTTTACCTCAGCCATGGCAACAGCGGAGTTTTTAAAGAGGCAGGAAGGCCAGAAGGCGTTTGTTATTGGTGAAGGTGCTTTGGTGCACGAACTCTATAATGCAGGCTTTACCATTACCGATATCAACCCGGATTTTGTAGTGGTGGGAGAAACCCGTCACTACAACTGGAATATGATTCATACGGCTGCCCGCTTTGTGTCAGAGGGTGCCCGGTTTATTGCCACCAACCCGGATACCCATGGCCCGAATATGTCACCAGCCTGTGGCGCTTTGTGTGCCCCTATCGAACGTATCACGGGTAAACAGCCATTTTATGTGGGTAAGCCCAGTGCCTGGATTATCCGGGCAGCGCTAAACAGAATGGGCTGTCATTCAGATAACACTGTTATTGTGGGTGATAACCTCCGCACCGATATCCTGGCGGGCTTCCAGGCAGGGCTGGAGACAGTACTGGTGCTTTCCGGCGTCAGTCAGAAGTCAGATATTGAACGGGTGCCTTTTAAGCCAAACCATATTTTTAACTCTGTGGCAGATATCGATATTATATAA
- the rsxB gene encoding electron transport complex subunit RsxB: MELIFYAIAALLALSLIFGALLGFASVKFRVQGNPIVDQINDLLPQTQCGQCGHPGCRPYAEAIASGEAINKCPPGGQATINALADLLDMEPEPLDAEHGAEKVPMVAFIREQECIGCTKCIQACPVDAILGAAKQMHTVISDECTGCDLCVEPCPVDCIDMVPLEVTTKSWSWSLPVAPEQVIATDRRPHNESGGQAA, from the coding sequence ATGGAACTTATTTTTTACGCCATTGCCGCGCTACTTGCCCTATCCCTTATTTTTGGTGCCCTGCTGGGATTCGCCAGCGTTAAATTCCGGGTGCAGGGTAATCCCATTGTCGACCAGATCAATGACCTGCTACCCCAGACCCAATGCGGGCAGTGTGGACACCCCGGTTGCAGGCCCTATGCCGAGGCCATTGCCAGTGGTGAGGCCATCAATAAATGTCCTCCGGGAGGACAGGCAACAATTAACGCCCTTGCCGACCTGCTTGATATGGAGCCAGAGCCTCTGGACGCAGAGCACGGTGCTGAAAAAGTCCCGATGGTTGCCTTTATTCGTGAACAGGAGTGTATTGGCTGCACCAAGTGTATTCAGGCCTGTCCAGTGGATGCCATTCTTGGGGCGGCCAAACAAATGCATACTGTTATTTCTGATGAGTGCACAGGATGTGATCTCTGTGTTGAGCCTTGTCCTGTAGATTGTATAGATATGGTGCCCCTGGAAGTTACTACTAAAAGCTGGAGCTGGAGCCTGCCGGTTGCCCCTGAGCAGGTTATTGCCACAGATCGCCGCCCTCACAATGAATCCGGAGGGCAAGCTGCGTGA
- the rsxG gene encoding electron transport complex subunit RsxG, with amino-acid sequence MSENTSENQPGTMATLFQSMVRNSLGLGLFSILTVGLISLTYVLTGDKIEEQVRNYEAKALIEILPAETHDNVLLDTAILLKPSKLLATQREKKAYIALNRGVPTAVILPAVAPDGYNGRIELLVGVNRDGTLAGVRVVTHKETPGLGDKIDTKITHWILGFTGKSLTSPGSSGWAVKKDGGQFDQFTGATITPRAVVAAVYRTLKYFKANKDFLLSPDNLEGSSL; translated from the coding sequence ATGAGCGAGAATACTAGCGAAAATCAACCCGGCACTATGGCTACACTGTTTCAGAGCATGGTTCGAAACAGTCTGGGCCTGGGTCTGTTCTCCATCCTGACAGTGGGCCTTATTTCACTGACCTATGTGCTGACCGGAGACAAGATAGAAGAGCAGGTACGTAACTACGAGGCAAAGGCCTTAATCGAAATACTGCCAGCTGAGACCCACGACAATGTGCTGCTTGATACAGCCATTTTATTGAAGCCTTCTAAGCTACTGGCCACACAACGGGAGAAAAAAGCTTACATTGCCCTGAACCGGGGAGTCCCCACTGCCGTGATTCTGCCAGCTGTAGCTCCCGACGGCTATAATGGACGCATTGAGTTACTGGTTGGCGTCAACAGGGATGGTACTCTGGCAGGTGTCCGGGTGGTGACCCATAAAGAGACACCGGGCCTGGGTGACAAGATTGATACCAAAATAACCCACTGGATTCTTGGCTTTACCGGCAAGTCCCTCACTAGTCCGGGCAGTTCTGGCTGGGCCGTCAAAAAAGATGGAGGCCAGTTTGACCAGTTCACTGGAGCCACCATTACGCCAAGAGCGGTTGTGGCTGCGGTCTATAGAACCCTTAAGTATTTTAAAGCCAACAAAGATTTCTTACTGAGTCCTGATAATTTGGAAGGATCGTCACTATGA